The proteins below come from a single Papaver somniferum cultivar HN1 chromosome 11, ASM357369v1, whole genome shotgun sequence genomic window:
- the LOC113324214 gene encoding uncharacterized protein LOC113324214 — MLASDNNPQDEHALHELVMTQNELNLREVQHSIMMKQKSRIQWVKEGSANTNFFHTNIKVRQTRNMICELEDNEGNLVVDQEKIADILVEFFQKRFQYQEVNINELLLDVIPQLITEEDQNMLDSVPSSDEIKKAVWEMNADGAPGPDSYSGIFYNSCWEIINKDFVEAIQYFWRRKYIPRGLNSIFLVLLPKTQNAKKPNQFRPIGLSNFSFKVFTKILSTRMSGLMSKLVSSQQAAYIKGRNIHEQVMLASELVNEMRHKRRGGNVGMELDISQAYDSVNWSFLFQVLKKYGFSESWCACLHVLFSSAKVSVMVNGGPKGFFSMERGLKQGDPLSPILFVLMEEVLSIGLTKLVESRELQPMMEITSFPDKYLGVILKPGRVKSNTVWPMMEMMESYLEAWKGRLLSFHDRLVLIKSVLCSIPIYNMAVYKWPSSIIKICERIIRNVLWTGDSEERKYDTLKWSKVCNPYNEGGLGIRRLMVTNKALLMKMMWKLLNSEEDWEKKFTNIPSNPQGIIPIPLPSVSGGKDMVVWCGDVKGVFTTAAGVEKIRVKEPKLHWPYQI; from the exons ATGTTGGCTTCAGATAATAATCCTCAAGATGAACATGCTCTCCATGAGCTTGTAATGACTCAGAATGAATTGAATTTAAGGGAGGTTCAACATAGTATCATGAtgaagcaaaaatcaagaattcaaTGGGTAAAAGAAGGCTCTGCAAACACTAATTTTTTCCATACAAATATTAAAGTAAGACAAACAAGAAATATGATATGTGAATTGGAGGATAATGAAGGGAATTTGGTAGTTGATCAAGAAAAAATTGCTGATATTCTAGTTGAATTCTTTCAGAAAAGGTTCCAGTATCAAGAAGTCAACATCAATGAGTTATTATTAGATGTAATTCCTCAATTAATAACAGAAGAAGACCAAAATATGCTTGACAGTGTTCCAAGTTCAGATGAAATTAAGAAAGCAGTCTGGGAAATGAATGCAGACGGAGCACCAGGTCCTGATAGTTATTCAGGTATTTTTTACAACTCTTGCTGGGAAATCATTAACAAAGACTTTGTGGAAGCTATACAATATTTTTGGAGGAGAAAATACATACCAAGAGGCCTCAACTCAATTTTTTTGGTATTGTTGCCCAAGACTCAAAATGCTAAGAAACCAAATcagtttagaccaattggtctaagtaATTTCAGTTTCAAAGTATTCACTAAAATTTTATCAACAAGAATGAGTGGTTTGATGAGTAAATTAGTATCATCTCAACAAGCAGCATATATAAAaggtagaaatattcatgaacaagtGATGTTGGCTTCAGAATTAGTCAATGAAATGAGACATAAGAGAAGAGGTGGAAATGTTGGCATGGAGCTTGATATTTCACAAGCTTATGACTCTGTAAACTGGAGTTTTCTGTTTCAAGTTCTTAaaaaatatggtttttctgaatcATGGTGTGCTTGTCTTCATGTCTTGTTCTCTTCAGCCAAAGTATCTGTTATGGTCAATGGTGGTCCAAAAGGATTTTTCTCAATGGAAAGAGGATTGAAGCAAGGTGATCCCCTTTCTccaattttgtttgttttgatggAGGAGGTGTTAAGTATAGGATTAACAAAACTTGTTGAATCAAGAGAACTTCAGCCAATG ATGGAGATTACTTCTTTTCCAGATAAGTACTTAGGTGTTATACTAAAACCTGGGAGAGTCAAAAGCAACACAGTTTGGCCAATGATGGAGATGATGGAAAGTTATTTAGAAGCATGGAAAGGCAGATTACTATCCTTTCATGATAGGTTAGTTCTTATCAAGTCAGTTCTCTGCAGTATTCCAATTTATAATATGGCTGTTTATAAATGGCCAAGTTCTATCATCAAGATTTGTGAGAGAATTATAAGAAATGTTTTATGGACTGGAGATAGTGAGGAAAGAAAATATGATACTTTAAAGTGGAGTAAGGTTTGTAATCCCTATAATGAAGGTGGCTTGGGTATTAGAAGGTTAATGGTCACTAATAAAGCacttttgatgaagatgatgtggaaatTACTTAATTCAGAAGAAGATTGGGAAAAAAAATTTACG AACATTCCTTCTAATCCGCAAGGTATAATTCCTATTCCTTTACCTTCAGTGAGTGGAGGCAAAGACATGGTAGTGTGGTGTGGAGATGTGAAAGGAGTATTTACTACTGCTGCTGGTGTTGAGAAAATTAGAGTCAAAGAACCTAAATTGCATTGGCCTTATCAGATATGA
- the LOC113322948 gene encoding autophagy-related protein 18c-like: protein MSEPLLLQPSVPYPPSELDVNDNDGMELLSASWNQDYGCFAAGTSRGFRIYNCDPFKEIFRRDLKSGGFGIVEMLFRCNILALVGGGSNPQYPPNKVMIWDDHQSRCIGEFSFRSDVRAVKLRREHIVVALEHKIYVYDFTDLKLLHQIETFSNPRGLCCLSHHSNTSVLACLGLQRGQVRIDHFGLKMSKLIDAHDSSLACFTLTMDGLLLATASTKGTLVRIFNTMDGTRLQEVRRGVDRAEIYSIALSPNVQWLAVSSDKGTVHIFSLRVRVVGEESSNHYGTAQSPTVHQNFSNNLLSPNTGGNPGSSLSFMKGMLPKYFSSEWSFAQFFVPENNRFVAAFGFQNSVMIVGMDGSFYRCTFDPLNGGEMSQQEYIRFLKIDNRPKSGTT, encoded by the exons ATGTCGGAACCCCTGCTTCTTCAGCCCTCGGTTCCTTACCCTCCATCTGAATTGGACGTTAATGACAATGATGGGATGGAGCTTTTGTCGGCATCCTGGAATCAGGACTATGGATGCTTTGCTGCTGGGACAAGCCGTGGTTTTCGGATTTACAATTGTGACCCTTTCAAGGAAATTTTTAGGAGGGATTTGAAAAGTGGGGGGTTTGGGATTGTTGAAATGCTGTTCCGCTGCAACATTCTGGCCCTCGTTGGTGGTGGATCTAATCCACAGTACCCTCCTAACAAAGTTATGATTTGGGATGATCACCAGAGCCGATGCATTGGTGAATTTTCGTTCAGATCTGATGTACGTGCCGTGAAACTTAGAAGGGAACACATCGTTGTGGCtcttgaacataagatatatgtTTATGATTTTACGGATCTGAAGCTTCTTCATCAAATAGAGACATTTTCAAACCCAAGAGGGCTTTGTTGCCTTTCACACCATTCAAATACCTCCGTGTTGGCTTGCTTGGGTCTCCAGCGAGGGCAGGTACGAATAGATCACTTTGGGTTGAAGATgtcaaaattgattgatgctcATGACTCTAGCTTGGCATGCTTTACCTTAACTATGGATGGACTTCTTCTTGCTACTGCAAGTACAAAAGGCACTTTGGTTAGAATTTTCAACACAATGGATGGGACTCGCTTACAAGAG GTCCGCAGGGGGGTGGACAGAGCAGAAATATACAGTATTGCACTCTCTCCAAATGTCCAGTGGTTGGCCGTCTCGAGTGACAAAGGCACAGTCCATATCTTCAGTCTCAGGGTACGGGTGGTGGGGGAGGAATCATCTAACCATTACGGCACTGCTCAATCGCCTACCGTCCACCAGAACTTTTCGAATAATCTCCTATCCCCAAATACTGGTGGTAACCCTGGATCATCCCTTTCTTTTATGAAAG GAATGTTACCGAAGTATTTTAGCTCAGAATGGTCATTTGCCCAGTTCTTTGTACCAGAAAACAACCGGTTTGTTGCAGCATTTGGGTTTCAGAACTCTGTCATGATCGTTGGCATGGATGGCAG TTTCTATAGGTGCACTTTTGACCCATTAAATGGAGGGGAGATGTCGCAGCAAGAGTACAtcaggtttctgaaaattgaCAATAGGCCAAAATCAGGAACCACTTGA
- the LOC113324215 gene encoding uncharacterized N-acetyltransferase ycf52-like, which produces MYTQYLPPISASISSKPLKKVRPPIFISTNPSHINPVHLRDLFSSCNLSCHRFPNIDSEGRVEPVDLNKLRIALSHSSVTVSVFCKPLSISNEECPGEDGIMTQKSELGFGELFQKAIPVNESNGRLVGFGRVVSHNGLTASIHDVMVLPSLQRLGIGRMIVKRILRVLTNKEIYDISALCSEKERLFFEACGFGEDMLESTTMIYTRTSSSSDTRCDQILTRAGRMLLLVPSSR; this is translated from the exons atgtatacacaatatCTTCCACCAATTTCAGCATCAATCTCCAGCAAACCTCTGAAAAAAGTCCGACCTCCCATTTTCATCTCAACAAACCCATCTCACATAAATCCAGTCCATCTCAGAGATCTTTTCAGTTCCTGCAACCTCTCTTGTCACCGATTTCCGAACATTGATTCAGAAGGTAGAGTTGAACCAGTTGATTTAAACAAACTTCGAATCGCTCTCTCCCATAGTTCAGTTACTGTTTCTGTTTTCTGTAAACCTTTATCCATTTCAAATGAAGAGTGTCCGGGAGAAGATGGAATTATGACTCAGAAATCTGAATTAGGGTTCGGTGAATTGTTTCAGAAAGCAATaccagttaatgaatctaatgggaGATTGGTTGGTTTTGGTCGTGTTGTTTCTCATAATGGATTGACTGCCTCAATTCATGATGTCATG GTACTTCCGTCATTGCAAAGACTAGGAATCGGTCGAATGATAGTTAAAAGGATCTTGAG GGTTCTTACGAACAAAGAAATTTATGATATATCAGCTCTTTGCTCAGAAAAAGAGAG ATTGTTCTTTGAGGCATGCGGATTTGGAGAGGACATGCTGGAATCCACCACAATGATTTATACTAGAACCTCGTCAAGTTCTGATACAAGATGTGATCAGATACTCACAAGGGCAGGTCGGATGCTGTTATTAGTTCCTTCGTCAAGATAG
- the LOC113322949 gene encoding quinone oxidoreductase-like protein 2 homolog yields MEALVCRKLGDPTIPISQNSAITVSTVQPIPELNSPTSIRVRVKSTSLNYANYLQILGKYQEKFSLPFIPGSDFSGVVDSVGNEVRKFKIGDRVCSFISLGSFAQFIVCDQNDLFLVPDGCDLVSAGALPVAFGTSHVGLVHRAQLSPGQVLLVLGAAGGVGLAAVQIGKVCGAIVIAVARGAEKVESLKSLGVEHVVDLTNGSVIESVKKFLKVRKLKGVDVLYDPVGGKLTKESMKLLNWGAHILVIGFASGEVPVIPANIALVKNWTIHGLYWGSYKMHRPHVLEESLKELLSWLARGLISIKVSHIYSLSEANLAFSAIKDRKVIGKVMIAFDDHKTVKSKL; encoded by the exons ATGGAAGCCCTAGTTTGCAGAAAACTCGGTGATCCAACGATTCCGATATCACAAAATTCAGCAATAACAGTCTCAACAGTTCAACCAATCCCTGAATTGAATTCCCCTACCTCCATTAGAGTAAGAGTGAAATCTACTAGCTTAAACTACGCTAATTACCTTCAAATACTTGGAAAATATCAAGAAAAATTCTCTCTCCCGTTCATTCCTGGTTCTGATTTTTCTGGTGTGGTCGATTCTGTTGGAAATGAAGTTAGGAAGTTCAAAATTGGAGATCGGGTTTGTTCATTCATCAGTCTTGGTTCTTTTGCTCAGTTTATTGTTTGCGATCAAAATGATTT GTTTTTGGTTCCCGATGGATGTGATTTGGTGAGTGCTGGAGCACTTCCTGTTGCGTTTGGGACTTCACATGTAGGGCTTGTTCATAGGGCACAATTGAGTCCTGGTCAG GTGTTGCTTGTACTTGGTGCCGCTGGTGGTGTTGGACTTGCAGCTGTACAGATTGGGAAGGTCTGTGGTGCAATTGTTATTGCAGTTGCTAG GGGAGCTGAAAAGGTGGAGTCTCTCAAGTCGCTTGGTGTTGAGCATGTTGTTGACTTGACCAATGGGAGTGTTATTGAAAGTGTAAAAAAGTTCCTGAAGGTCCGGAAGCTTAAAGGAGTTGATGTCCTATACGACCCAGTCGGGGGAAAGCTTACTAAAGAAAGCATGAAGCTACTCAACTGGGGGGCACACATCTTGGTCATAGGATTTGCAAGTGGAGAAGTCCCCGTTATTCCTGCAAATATTGCACTTGTTAAG AATTGGACAATACATGGACTCTACTGGGGGAGTTACAAAATGCACCGGCCACATGTCCTTGAAGAGTCTCTCAAGGAGCTTCTCTCCTGGCTAGCTAGGGGTTTGATAAGCATCAAAGTTTCTCATATATACAGCCTATCAGAG GCAAACCTTGCATTCTCAGCAATCAAAGACCGGAAAGTCATTGGAAAAGTGATGATTGCTTTTGATGATCATAAAACTGTCAAGTCGAAGCTCTGA